The Ananas comosus cultivar F153 linkage group 20, ASM154086v1, whole genome shotgun sequence region TACAAGTATATAGAACAAAAATATGAGGGATTTAGATTCAGGCATGGATTTGTCTGTTCTCGGTCAGACTTGAACCAGACCCGAACCTTCCGAAtagatttctaaaaaattaaattttaatataatatatgttgaAATGTAGTAAAAAGAATATTGTTTCGGGCttgggtcggattcgggcttTGAATTTTTGCTCGGGTTCGGTTTTAAAATGCATTTTCAAAACCCCATCGAACCTCCGACCTTTTAGTCGGCATCCTGGGTAATAATCACTAGGTTCGTTGTTCATAAACATTTACTGCATTTAATACACGCATcaaaccgactgtccctagagcaagtggcaaagggcacgatggttggtacccgagacccaaattcaaatcctagttgattcacattttcagctaagtttatttttacataaaataaacgaagcgggtagcgtgctacctatctctcaaaaaaaaaaaaaaaaaaaacacgcatcaccactctttttttgttttcaacttttttaggcattataatttttttttttattttttagaaataaactcagctaAAAGTGCAAAGCAATTagactttaaactttaaactttggATATGAATTATCAAGCTTTTAGTGAACTATGCTAAATAATGTTATCACCAAATCGTTACATATGATAGAGtcttaattaatttgtcaaTTAATTAACTCAATAGGTTATCCATTAATTATACGTACGTGTCACTTAACTccaaaaggaaaggaaaaccGTGGGCAAATAGGCTTCTTGAGGTGTAAAGCTACAGCGTTTGAAACGGTTAATTAATCAGAGACTTTTTTTGAAGGTTTGAAAAGTGCTTCTTGCTTGCGCCAAGGGAAAGCAACGTTCAATTACTGCTTTTCAAGGAACATATTAATGCTTAGGTGCAGGTATATTACATTACCTGCACTAAAGAAGTgcaatacaaaaatatatcatcTGTTTCTGTAAGCATATACATAAAGTCGTTCACCGAGCCCCTTAGAAAATGTTAGAACCATACTCTTATATGCTTTTGCTACAACTCTTTTTTGTAAagtattactatatatatatggatcaaTACCAAACGGTTTGGCCAcgtaaatttatgaataaattctatatttatCTATAATTTACAAGATCAACATGAAAATTCAACCATTGATTTGTAGGTTTAATTAATACATAATGTGTAAAATGTTGTAATTTGTAAGCATATGTTGTTCATTAATCCTCTTGTTTAGCAAGattttttttacctatatatatatagagagagagagagagagagagagagagagagagagagagagttgagctgctGAACATATGGTTGTGATTTTTTCGTCATTAGATCGCCTTAAGGTCTGTCTAGTATTATTAACGATTTGTTCCATTAAATCTTCTTTATTAGTGCTATACAAATTTTGAGACGATCTGATAACTAAAAAATTACGAGTACAAATGCTTccgtgcttttaaaagtataggagctcaactaTTCACAAGTATCATCAATCATGTACTACACCACCAACTATATATTAAGGTGTGAATTTTGCATGGCATGACACCTAATCCTCAAATAAATGCAAATCACTCATAAATGTTTAAAAAAGAAACCTCTTGTTAAGGAAGCTAAATATCACAAGAGCACAAGGCCACATATGTATGTAGAATTAAGCTAAGATCTTAATTCCAACCttcaataaaatataagcaTGTTTGACTTAACAAGATAAGGCAACTTTAAGTTGATTGTGGGGGTTGTTAGATAGTAAATTCAACAAATAAATCTCTTTAAATATTAAAGCAACACTAAGAACTACGTGTTGTGTTTTGTAATGTTGCTCAATTCCAATAAATTAGCCTAGCTtatgtatgatttttttttaaaaaaaagtgattgCCTAATGGGATTATGTGAGTACTAATAACTTGCCAATTTAACAAGAAGTGATTGAATGAACCAATATATAGATTTCTCTGACgagaatataaatatcaaaaacaccgctagcttaaattttttcagaaaaacgattgtttcatataatctAAAATAGTATCAGAATAGAAGTTTCTGAGTTCGAATCCCCCCAGGCTTCTCGAACCTATTAAACTTTCAATGGATAACATCGCATGTTCCAAGTTTCAAAACCTCCAGgattaatcaaatcaaattaagttTTCCAATGCTAGTACACTGTTAAATTACTAAACAAATTAGTCCAAAAGGTCCCAACCCTACTAGGAAGCCCTACTGGGAAAAAGAATACATGCATAGCCATGCAAAAAGTTTCATGTGATCAAAGTGTGTATATAATTAAGCAGGGAATAAAGAGTCTACAAGAATCTTCCAATAAGATGGTTTCAGAGATAAGTACACATCTCCTTCCTCTAGTAGTCTAATTAACTTCATGGAGCAGGGTCACCTAAACAACTTCATCTTATGTATCCTTCATTAATTGAGTTGCCACTGAGAAAACAAAAGGAGTGACAAATTATTGAAACATGCATAggttgttctctctctctataggaTTAGGTGAGTTGACTTTGCCTGCAATAAGAAACCCCTGGAATAGAGTATAACTAGGTCATCCTAGTGGTCTCGTTGGGTTGGTTTCTAATGAAGCTCCATAACCACAATAGTTTTTTAAGAGAAGTTCTAGAATGGTATCATCTTTGTCCTACTAATTCTACGCCTATTTGGCATTAAGGATTGATTTGGACAGAGTAAAATGAAAAAACGATTTGGCATTAAGGATTGAATTGGACAGAGTAAAATGAAAAAACGATATTAGGAGAAAGGGAATGATTGAGGGACTCAGAGACATCAAAGATTGTGATGGATGGAGGGCAAGTTTTAGAGGGTTTCAATCTAAACCTCTTAGGTAGGGTTTAATAGTCCCATCTCAACAAATTTGACAAAATTCAGTGATTTACTTTTATGATTCTGGAAGAAAAAACTTTAGTGGGAAGCTTTCCAATAGTATTTTGTTGAAAAGTTCTCGATTTGCTGTCATGCGTCAGTATTGTCTCTATCCAACAATTACAATCCTCCTctatagtatttaaaaatttcttgAGGCTTTAATATTGAAAACCGCCAATAAACTCTTAAGTAAAGACAAAACTAACATGTGGCAGCGTATCAGGGACTCCCCAATAAGGTGTCGTTAAAAAGCTCCCAACTAAGATTTATCTCACTCATGATGCTTTCTAGTCATTAAAATGTCCGATAATTCTTTTTCTTGTCTTATCCtctcaaattcaaactttattGAATATTTAGCGACCTTCCAGATACATCAACTCAGCAAAATTTTTGGTTACTGGGATGCACTAATTATAGTCATGTTAATTGATAACATAAGATATGATGCGGTTAGATATCTCGGTCAaataaactatataattttagtGTGTCAAACCCTGACGCATTTTCTACACGTCAAACGCGTTTGCTTATTTGAGCttgtaacttttttaaaaaattaatttctgcTGCGACTAACAACTCTACGTGATATTGGTCTCTGTTCTTGAGACCTCGTTGTTGCCTTCGGTGtcattcttttttaaaaaatttttttttttcgtattgtAATGATGTCTACAAGGTAGTGATCACAAAATAAGTTTCCAAAGTCAAAATAGGTATGCTTGTTTTGTCAATACTATTCTAATTAAggtaaaaaaaggaaaagggttaattttattaGTGCCCTTCTGTCTATCCCTTACTACGAAAAGATCCTCAGCTCAATATTCAAAATACCAtcttaatttagaaaaattattaagaTTATCTATATTACTAACATTCTGCCTAAGAATGTAGCAAATCACCTCATAATTTAGATGCACTATCATGTAAAATCATAATTGTGCCTACCTTGCAGAGGAATAAAAATGATACGTACGTTTCCAACGCAATCACAAAATGAAAATCCCTCTAGTGCATAACTAAATAAAGTATAACATATCCTAACATCCAAACAAAGCCATAATTTGTTAGACCAGGTTTGAAGCTtatgacaaaaaaaagagagaaaaagttcACAGCTTGCGCAAAGGGAAGTGATAATGGCAAGGACCTGTTTGGCTTCGAGTAAAATGTACCAGAAATGATGTGTGCATGAAAATTGTTCAAAGAAACCTTAATAGCTATTCCAGTAGAACGCAAGTGTTTAGAAACCTTCGAAGCGTGTTACGCGCATTTGCAGAAATTAAACAAGAACCTAATCGTAAAGTCGTGTAACATGCAGTTGTCGGCGACAGCAGTTAAGTGCCATGTATACAGCTGACCATTCATTGCTGGCAACTTAGTAGTAATAACACAGCTATGATACAGACACACAAGAAATAAAACATACACAACTTGAAAGATTGGCTAATCATCGAGCTCAACCAGCTGAGCTCTTCTCTCAGCGGCTTTCTTCCTGACGAAGATGCCCCATCTCATAGCAGCTTTGATCTTAAGCCACCCCACAACAGCTTTCCCAGAAGTGCTTCTTTGCTCCTCGTCGAAGTTGAAGTTCGGGCAAGGGGATGGCATGTAAGAGGAGAAGCCATAACCGTCTGCCGCTACGTTAGTTGGAGCCCCGCTTAGGACACGTAGGAGATGCTGCATCTCTTCGTTCTCCAGTATCTCGTGGCTGCGCATTCGGATCTCATCCTCTGTTAAGTATTCGTCGTAGAGATTGAGGTCAGTTGGCCTTGAGGATTGGACCATGAAATCAAAGCTCGATTGTTGCGGCGGGCGGAGTGCTAGATCGCTAGTGCCTTTGTGAGTTTGGTGGGAGGAGGTATTGTTGAATTGGCTCTCTGGGGCAAACGAAGTGCTCTCGAATTGCTGGATGTTTGGTGTAAAATGCTGAGCATCGGTGGAGTACGTTGATAATTGATTCCCGTTGTACCCAACTGCATTTCCATCTactgaacaaaataaaattcacaTTTAGCAAACACTGGCTGTTGGAAAAAGTTCATAATCATCCAAATCATTTGAAACAAAGCATAGGGAGAATAGACGCATTCATATGCCACACTCATTCAATacaagaggggaaaaaaaaaggtatcgCAAAAGGCATACAAGGTTTACCAATAAAAGACCAGTGAAGAAATTATGCAGCTACGCTACTGCACATGGTTTAGAAATCGGCAGAACTTTTATGTGCAGAAATTATATCCAGGTCATCGGACTTGTGaggaataatttcatataagaaGACGTAATTATTAGATTAGTTGTTAAAAATGCATAAAGAGTTGTTCTTATTGTCATATTCACTATTTGGATGCAGTGTTGTTTCAAATGACTCCAAATTAAGGCCACCCTCTTAACATTCCCAGTATGTGTAACCTGTTAACATGTTCAGCAATGTACAAGTTATCCTGCAAAAGAGCCATAAACACCATATCCAATATGTGCACTTTTGTGGGTGTTCATGACATAGAAAATGTTAGGCATTGGATCCAAAGAGAAACAGGTGCTCGTAGGACCGGTATATTACTTAAACGAAACACGTGAAGTAGAAAGGCATGTCTTCCGAATAGTTAAATGCAATAAAGATAATGTATGCTATAAACCAGTGCTTGTTTACCAACACAACACCATGGGGATCTAAGTTGAAGGACTCGTTACCTCCACCAGCTACTCTGTCCATCGAAGGTTGCTCTACAGGCACTGGAATTGAGGCACTAGGCTCAGATGATTGCTGGTCATATTGAACAGGATAACTCGATGAAGCTAGTCTAGTATCATTTCTGGTAGTAACTGACTTTTTGTTCTGCTTGAAGTTCAATAGAACCTTGCCATCGTATTCGACAACGTGTATCCAGTTATCATACGCCTGTTTCACTAGTGTATCTGCAAACACCTGCAGATACAATTAGAGTATTCATTATCCTTTTCAGCAATAATCTTCTGTTTTTGCTTCATTACCATAATAAGATGTCACACACATTTCAAGGACCAGATCATGACAAGTCGATAATTTAGGCTTTAAATTGGATGGTATAATTAGCTAGAAAGAATGAGATAACAGCAGAGGCAAGTTAGGATGTGGTATAGCACTTCACATTCATTCATCTAgaacaataaatatattatttagtaCAGACCAAGAATAAAATTATCAGAAGAACATGCATTATAAGCTTGACAGAGAGGAGAGATCCATAAGTTAGCAGTGACTGATGATAATACTATAGTGTAATCCTGGACTGACTACACGAAGAGGTACTatgtttattttatagaaagCATAACATGCAAGTGAACATCCATGATCTGTCGATAACACCTTGATTATGGCAATATTGCTAGGCTGGAAGCCTTACAGGCAAAATTGAAGAATCTCACTTGCAAAAGCAACTGTAGCCACAAAAAGAGGGAGTATAAACATTTTACAAATtccttattttaaatttcagcaAACATAAAAGGTTCTTCGTTAGGGAGGGATGTATTGAAGTTTGCAGGCCAGGAATATAATTggaagataaaataataattaaaccaCAATCACTGCTCAGCTCTTGCAAAGACCATTTTTCATTTGACTGGCAACGCCTGAAGATTAGACTCATCCATCAGAACATTTTGCAGAATCTAATGTAGCAAAAAGAATCCAAAAGGTACCTACCTTCTGGCTGTCGATCAGGGACTCGGCTGAAAAATATTGCCCTCCAGCAATCAGGCCAGTGAactcatatatattattgaatATAGCACCAACATTTCTTGTGTCATCAGAATAGTAAACGTAGTACTTCCCACTCAAGACACAGGTTTTGGCATGCTCGACAAGGATTTCCCACATCTTATTTGACATTCCACTTCCGAGGATCTAAGAAATGCAGAGAAGATTTTTCAGTAAAGTAACAAACTAGGACAAGGCCAGATTTCACTGGAAAAAAGGGTCTTTCTCACACACATGTATCCCCGTGAAATCGTCTATTTAGATATATACcctgtaaaatttgaatttcatatTATATCCTGTTGCATTTTCTTACAAAATAACCTTA contains the following coding sequences:
- the LOC109725555 gene encoding calmodulin-binding protein 60 C-like isoform X2, translating into MQRPTRQLGRPGSMAREKRGLDPAEDEGRLPEPKRPRVPKLASVIVEALKVDSLQKICSSLEPILRRVVSEEVERALAKLGPARLQGRSSPKRIEGPDGRNLQLTFRTRLSLPLFTGGKVEGEQGAAIHVVLLDANTGHVVTEGPESSAKLDVLVLEGDFNQEDDDDWTEEEFETHVVKEREGKRPLLTGDLQVSLKEGVGTLGEMIFTDNSSWIRSRKFRLGLKVAPGCCEGVRVREAKTEAFTVKDHRGELYKKHYPPALKDDVWRLEKIGKDGAFHKKLNQAGIYTVEDFLRLVVRDPQKLRNILGSGMSNKMWEILVEHAKTCVLSGKYYVYYSDDTRNVGAIFNNIYEFTGLIAGGQYFSAESLIDSQKVFADTLVKQAYDNWIHVVEYDGKVLLNFKQNKKSVTTRNDTRLASSSYPVQYDQQSSEPSASIPVPVEQPSMDRVAGGDGNAVGYNGNQLSTYSTDAQHFTPNIQQFESTSFAPESQFNNTSSHQTHKGTSDLALRPPQQSSFDFMVQSSRPTDLNLYDEYLTEDEIRMRSHEILENEEMQHLLRVLSGAPTNVAADGYGFSSYMPSPCPNFNFDEEQRSTSGKAVVGWLKIKAAMRWGIFVRKKAAERRAQLVELDD
- the LOC109725555 gene encoding calmodulin-binding protein 60 C-like isoform X1, which produces MQRPTRQLGRPGSMAREKRGLDPAEDEGRLPEPKRPRVPKLASVIVEALKVDSLQKICSSLEPILRRVVSEEVERALAKLGPARLQGRSSPKRIEGPDGRNLQLTFRTRLSLPLFTGGKVEGEQGAAIHVVLLDANTGHVVTEGPESSAKLDVLVLEGDFNQEDDDDWTEEEFETHVVKEREGKRPLLTGDLQVSLKEGVGTLGEMIFTDNSSWIRSRKFRLGLKVAPGCCEGVRVREAKTEAFTVKDHRGELYKKHYPPALKDDVWRLEKIGKDGAFHKKLNQAGIYTVEDFLRLVVRDPQKLRNILGSGMSNKMWEILVEHAKTCVLSGKYYVYYSDDTRNVGAIFNNIYEFTGLIAGGQYFSAESLIDSQKVFADTLVKQAYDNWIHVVEYDGKVLLNFKQNKKSVTTRNDTRLASSSYPVQYDQQSSEPSASIPVPVEQPSMDRVAGGVDGNAVGYNGNQLSTYSTDAQHFTPNIQQFESTSFAPESQFNNTSSHQTHKGTSDLALRPPQQSSFDFMVQSSRPTDLNLYDEYLTEDEIRMRSHEILENEEMQHLLRVLSGAPTNVAADGYGFSSYMPSPCPNFNFDEEQRSTSGKAVVGWLKIKAAMRWGIFVRKKAAERRAQLVELDD